The following proteins are encoded in a genomic region of Aquifex aeolicus VF5:
- the bcsB gene encoding cellulose biosynthesis cyclic di-GMP-binding regulatory protein BcsB, translated as MKRFAFLKVLSLLLLIALSFSQTTSVKLSEFLGKNVLDLKGMDARGKLSFPVNPLWNVEKIKFYIYYKASPVLKSERSEITLLLNGKVITSRQIKDEGLITVEIENPKLFDFNTLTFKASQHYCINCCENENSPELWTQIDLKKSYIQFQYTKKPFPENLAFLKDIYLSERLLSPVEIDILTDKGSNRLLTAGAIFSGYLGAKIKYRRIYVNYTENLRAKDTVVIGTQDFVSRVIGERVSGNIYVTQNPKDKSKFLLVFTGRDEKEILNAVRAFILTPSSYLSEKFVYVSDVVLPEIKAYSSPVLLAPGEEITLRKIAGGDVVVRGYAGRFDFSFFIPPDLMLNPKEKLRLKLFYNHGLLVREGSTINLYINGKFVYSIPVDPYDKSDLKVREVLIPTSVLNKGFNVLTVESALVPNKEDFCAAANFESLKVIIYGNSLISLPDLVHWTKMPNLVYFISTGFPFTTYPDMKDAAVLVESTDGETLSSMFTLLAFIGTKIQFPPLRLSVYVDRLPNDVAQSKDVIVFWNRNSLIKKQILNSLDSVVLVKGKLFEEDQKEFSVNLRKRDYVFTMAMRESPFKPKRTILVLNSKSPGTLHKFVKMLYDPVVLSKIKGDTVFYDEKTDTILSSSSGQVYYIGHMPVYKKVYYEIGYNLKYLVGLLLISLLVLAFATKKLLDYRAKKRHQQEEKEGKEEEKK; from the coding sequence GTGAAAAGATTTGCATTTTTGAAAGTACTTAGTCTCCTTCTTTTAATTGCCTTGTCCTTTTCCCAGACCACATCTGTAAAACTCTCGGAATTTCTCGGAAAGAATGTCCTCGATCTTAAGGGAATGGACGCAAGGGGTAAGCTCTCCTTTCCGGTGAACCCGCTCTGGAACGTTGAGAAGATAAAGTTCTACATCTATTACAAAGCTTCGCCAGTTTTAAAGTCCGAACGTTCTGAGATCACTTTATTGCTAAACGGAAAAGTAATTACATCCAGACAGATTAAGGACGAGGGGTTAATAACCGTAGAAATAGAGAATCCTAAACTCTTTGATTTCAATACGCTGACTTTTAAAGCATCACAACACTACTGTATAAATTGCTGTGAAAACGAAAACAGTCCTGAACTTTGGACGCAGATAGATCTAAAAAAATCGTATATACAGTTTCAGTACACCAAAAAACCTTTTCCCGAAAACTTAGCCTTTTTAAAGGATATTTATCTATCCGAGAGACTGCTCAGTCCTGTGGAAATAGATATTCTGACGGATAAGGGAAGTAACAGACTCCTTACTGCAGGTGCGATATTTTCTGGGTACCTGGGTGCGAAGATAAAGTACAGAAGAATTTACGTAAATTACACGGAAAATCTCAGGGCAAAGGATACCGTTGTGATAGGTACGCAGGACTTTGTGAGCAGAGTGATCGGAGAGCGTGTATCGGGAAACATATACGTGACGCAAAACCCGAAGGATAAGAGTAAGTTCCTTTTAGTATTTACGGGAAGGGATGAAAAGGAAATCCTGAATGCAGTTAGAGCTTTTATACTCACTCCTTCTTCTTACCTCTCGGAGAAGTTCGTTTACGTTAGTGACGTAGTCCTGCCGGAGATAAAAGCGTACTCGAGTCCCGTTCTCTTGGCTCCGGGAGAGGAGATAACTTTAAGGAAGATAGCCGGAGGCGACGTAGTAGTCAGAGGTTACGCCGGAAGATTCGATTTTTCCTTCTTCATTCCACCCGACTTAATGCTGAATCCGAAGGAAAAGTTGAGATTAAAACTCTTTTACAACCACGGATTGCTAGTAAGGGAGGGCTCAACAATAAACCTTTACATAAACGGAAAGTTCGTTTACTCCATTCCAGTTGATCCTTACGATAAGAGTGATTTAAAAGTAAGGGAAGTTTTAATTCCTACTAGTGTACTAAATAAAGGTTTTAACGTCCTCACCGTTGAGTCTGCACTCGTACCGAACAAAGAGGACTTCTGTGCAGCTGCGAATTTTGAAAGCCTTAAGGTTATAATCTACGGAAACTCCCTAATAAGTCTTCCCGACCTCGTCCACTGGACAAAAATGCCCAACCTCGTTTACTTCATCTCAACCGGTTTTCCCTTTACGACTTACCCTGACATGAAGGACGCGGCCGTTTTAGTTGAATCCACAGATGGGGAAACACTTTCCTCAATGTTTACCCTTCTTGCCTTCATCGGAACTAAGATACAATTTCCCCCTCTCAGACTCAGTGTGTACGTAGATAGACTACCAAATGACGTTGCACAGTCCAAGGATGTAATAGTTTTCTGGAACAGAAATTCCTTAATAAAGAAACAAATACTGAATTCTCTGGACAGTGTAGTCCTCGTAAAGGGAAAACTCTTTGAAGAAGATCAAAAGGAATTTTCCGTAAATCTCAGGAAGAGGGATTACGTCTTCACGATGGCTATGAGGGAGTCTCCCTTCAAGCCCAAAAGAACGATACTGGTTTTAAATTCTAAATCTCCCGGTACACTTCACAAGTTCGTAAAAATGCTTTACGACCCCGTAGTCCTATCTAAGATAAAGGGTGATACGGTATTTTACGACGAAAAAACAGACACAATCCTTTCCTCCTCTTCGGGACAGGTTTACTACATAGGGCACATGCCCGTATACAAGAAGGTATACTACGAAATAGGCTACAACCTTAAGTACCTGGTAGGACTGCTCTTAATATCACTCCTCGTACTCGCCTTTGCGACGAAGAAGCTCCTGGACTACAGGGCAAAGAAGAGACATCAGCAGGAAGAAAAGGAGGGTAAGGAGGAAGAGAAAAAGTGA
- a CDS encoding permease — protein sequence MFEIYERFADLVVYNLLGLQKGMHLAEALHFFVYDTLKIFTLLTVIIFVVSFIRSFFPLEKTREILSKHKAVALPLAAFLGILTPFCSCSAVPMFIGFVEAGIPLGAAFTFLVASPMVNEVALGLLLTLFGVKVAVLYVIFGVIVAIVAGYVIEKLNPRELIADYVFQVKLGQTQIKEMTFKERLEFAKNNVKEILGKIWIYIIIAIGIGGFIHGYVPQDIVERVAKTAGLIAVPLAVLIGIPLYSNAAGILPVIQALIAKGVPLGTALAFMMATTALSFPEFMILKQIMKPKLIAFFAGIVGISIIAVGYLFNFIFTL from the coding sequence ATGTTTGAGATTTACGAGAGATTTGCCGACTTAGTGGTTTACAATCTGTTAGGACTGCAGAAGGGCATGCATCTTGCGGAAGCCCTTCATTTTTTTGTTTACGATACTCTGAAGATATTTACCTTGCTTACCGTTATTATTTTCGTTGTTTCCTTTATAAGGAGTTTCTTTCCCCTTGAAAAGACACGGGAAATCCTTTCAAAACACAAAGCGGTGGCGCTTCCCCTTGCCGCTTTCCTCGGCATTTTAACGCCTTTCTGTTCTTGCTCCGCTGTGCCGATGTTTATAGGTTTTGTAGAAGCGGGAATTCCTCTGGGAGCTGCCTTTACATTCCTTGTTGCTTCGCCTATGGTAAACGAAGTGGCTCTCGGTCTTCTTCTAACACTCTTTGGCGTTAAGGTAGCCGTTCTTTACGTGATCTTTGGAGTAATCGTTGCAATAGTAGCGGGCTACGTAATAGAGAAACTAAATCCCAGAGAACTGATAGCGGATTACGTATTTCAGGTAAAACTCGGCCAAACTCAAATTAAAGAAATGACCTTTAAGGAAAGGCTTGAGTTTGCAAAGAACAACGTCAAAGAAATCCTCGGAAAGATATGGATTTACATAATTATCGCTATAGGGATAGGAGGGTTTATACACGGTTACGTTCCACAGGATATAGTGGAAAGAGTGGCGAAAACCGCAGGACTCATAGCCGTTCCGCTGGCCGTACTGATAGGAATTCCCCTCTACTCAAACGCTGCGGGAATACTGCCCGTGATACAGGCTCTAATCGCCAAGGGTGTGCCTCTGGGAACGGCCCTTGCCTTTATGATGGCTACAACCGCCTTGTCTTTTCCCGAGTTTATGATACTGAAGCAAATCATGAAGCCGAAGTTAATAGCATTTTTTGCGGGAATAGTGGGCATTTCTATAATAGCAGTGGGTTATCTTTTTAACTTTATCTTCACACTCTGA
- the leuD gene encoding 3-isopropylmalate dehydratase small subunit gives MKFRGRVWKFGDNVDTDQIIPARYLNTSDPYELAKHVMEDSEHPEFAKEHKEGDIIVAGKNFGSGSSREHAPIAIKYSGVPVVIAKSFARIFFRNAINIGLPIVEAPEAVDEIEHGDEIEVDLEKGVIKNLRTGKEYQATKFPKELQDILKAGGLMAYAKEKLASK, from the coding sequence ATGAAGTTTAGAGGAAGGGTTTGGAAGTTCGGAGACAACGTAGATACGGACCAAATAATTCCCGCAAGGTACTTGAATACATCAGATCCGTATGAGCTCGCAAAGCACGTCATGGAAGACAGCGAACATCCCGAGTTTGCCAAAGAGCACAAAGAAGGAGACATTATAGTAGCGGGCAAAAACTTCGGTTCTGGTTCTTCCAGGGAACACGCCCCCATCGCCATAAAGTATTCCGGCGTACCCGTGGTAATAGCAAAGTCCTTTGCAAGAATTTTCTTCAGAAATGCCATAAACATAGGTCTCCCTATAGTGGAAGCTCCGGAAGCAGTAGACGAAATTGAACACGGAGACGAGATAGAAGTTGACCTCGAAAAGGGAGTAATTAAGAACCTGAGAACTGGAAAGGAGTATCAGGCGACCAAGTTCCCCAAAGAGCTTCAGGACATACTCAAAGCAGGCGGGCTCATGGCTTACGCTAAGGAAAAACTTGCAAGCAAGTGA
- a CDS encoding ATP-dependent DNA ligase has product MEYRILAEFYERIEKTTSRIEMVSSLVELFKQTPKELIDKVVYLSIGKIAPEYTGLDYNFGEKLAIRALSRVLKIPALEIEKRVRQEGDLGEAGRKLYEELGFKPEGTLTVEEVYNGLLNIAKAVGIGSQERKISIFASLLKKATPLEAKYLLRTITERLRLGIGDNTILEALSIAFTGSSVNREVVERAYNLTSDLGYVAKILAEKGLEGVKQVKIQVGRPVRPMLAERMSSPILILRKLGGKCGAEYKYDGERIQAHRKGDEFYLFSRRLENITHQYPDLIEFLKEAIPHDFIVELEAVVIDPASGEIRPFQELMHRKVKYVTKYHITKYPVAGFLFDIIYLDGEDLTLKPYPERREILEKVVKRTDRIGLVPRKIVDNVEDLENFFYQAIEEGCEGLVCKSLAPNSIYQAGKRGFLWIKYKRDYKSVLADTLDLVVVGGFYGKGQRKGTFGSLLMACYDPESDMFKTVTKVGTGFTEDDFKKLEEILMPRKLNHRHPRVNSILEADMWFEPYLVLEITGAELTLSPVHTCGWGKVSPNRGIGLRFPRFTGRYRFDKRPEDATTEQEIIEMYRMQRKIRVRS; this is encoded by the coding sequence ATGGAATACAGAATACTGGCTGAGTTTTACGAGAGGATAGAGAAGACAACGAGCAGGATCGAAATGGTGAGCTCCCTCGTGGAGCTCTTCAAACAAACTCCTAAAGAATTAATAGACAAAGTCGTTTACCTATCAATAGGTAAGATAGCTCCCGAGTACACGGGACTTGACTACAACTTCGGTGAAAAGCTTGCCATAAGGGCTCTTTCCAGAGTCCTCAAAATACCCGCCCTGGAAATAGAAAAGAGAGTTAGGCAAGAGGGAGATCTGGGAGAGGCTGGAAGGAAACTTTACGAAGAGCTTGGCTTTAAACCCGAAGGGACGCTAACCGTAGAAGAGGTTTACAACGGACTCTTAAACATAGCAAAAGCCGTAGGCATAGGCTCGCAGGAGAGAAAGATAAGCATATTCGCATCTCTTTTGAAAAAGGCAACCCCTCTTGAAGCTAAGTACCTTTTGAGAACGATAACGGAAAGGCTGAGACTCGGAATAGGGGACAACACCATACTGGAGGCTCTTTCCATAGCCTTTACGGGAAGTTCTGTAAACAGGGAAGTGGTGGAGAGGGCCTACAACTTGACTTCTGATCTCGGCTACGTGGCAAAAATCCTCGCGGAGAAAGGACTGGAAGGGGTAAAACAGGTAAAGATACAGGTGGGAAGACCCGTAAGACCCATGCTCGCAGAACGTATGAGCAGTCCCATACTCATCCTCAGAAAGCTCGGGGGAAAGTGCGGAGCGGAGTACAAGTACGACGGGGAGAGAATTCAAGCCCACAGAAAGGGAGATGAGTTTTATCTCTTTTCAAGGAGACTTGAGAATATAACTCACCAGTACCCGGATCTTATAGAGTTTTTAAAAGAAGCAATACCCCACGACTTTATAGTTGAACTGGAAGCGGTTGTTATAGACCCCGCAAGTGGTGAGATAAGACCCTTTCAGGAACTTATGCATAGAAAAGTAAAGTACGTAACGAAGTACCACATCACGAAATACCCCGTTGCAGGCTTTCTCTTTGACATCATATACCTTGACGGTGAGGACCTAACCCTGAAGCCCTACCCCGAGAGGAGGGAAATCTTAGAAAAAGTCGTAAAGAGGACGGACCGTATAGGCCTCGTTCCTAGAAAGATAGTGGACAACGTGGAGGATCTTGAAAACTTCTTTTATCAGGCAATAGAAGAGGGATGTGAGGGGCTAGTTTGTAAGTCGCTTGCTCCCAACTCCATATACCAGGCGGGAAAGAGAGGCTTTCTCTGGATTAAGTACAAGAGAGACTACAAGTCGGTACTTGCGGACACGCTTGACCTTGTGGTCGTGGGCGGTTTTTACGGAAAAGGACAGAGGAAGGGAACGTTCGGTTCTCTCTTGATGGCGTGCTACGACCCTGAAAGTGACATGTTTAAAACAGTGACTAAAGTGGGAACGGGATTTACCGAAGACGACTTCAAGAAACTTGAAGAGATACTCATGCCGAGGAAACTGAACCACAGACACCCGAGGGTAAATTCAATTCTCGAAGCGGACATGTGGTTTGAACCCTATCTGGTTCTTGAAATAACGGGAGCTGAACTTACTTTGAGTCCTGTTCACACGTGCGGGTGGGGAAAAGTCTCTCCGAACAGGGGAATTGGGCTGAGATTTCCGAGGTTTACCGGAAGGTACAGGTTCGACAAAAGACCGGAAGACGCAACCACCGAACAGGAAATTATAGAAATGTACAGAATGCAAAGAAAGATTAGAGTAAGATCCTAA
- a CDS encoding patatin-like phospholipase family protein — MKLKRFEEVNLVLSGGAAKGIAHIGVLKALEELGIKVKRLSGVSAGAIVSVFYASGYTPDEMLKLLKEVNWLKLFKFKTPKMGLMGWEKAAEFLEKELGVKRLEDLNIPTYLCSADLYTGKALYFGRGDLIPVLLGSCSIPGIFEPVEYENFLLVDGGIVNNLPVEPLEKFKEPIIGVDVLPITQERKIKNILHILIRSFFLAVRSNSEKRKEFCNVVIEPPLEEFSPLDVNKADEIFLRGYESTLRIMRNFVKH, encoded by the coding sequence TTGAAATTGAAGAGGTTTGAAGAGGTTAACTTAGTTCTTTCGGGAGGGGCTGCCAAGGGTATCGCCCATATAGGTGTTTTAAAAGCTCTGGAAGAGCTCGGTATAAAGGTAAAGAGGCTCAGCGGGGTAAGTGCTGGAGCTATCGTTTCCGTCTTTTACGCTTCGGGCTACACTCCCGACGAGATGTTAAAACTCCTGAAAGAGGTAAACTGGCTCAAACTTTTTAAGTTCAAAACACCGAAAATGGGCTTAATGGGGTGGGAGAAGGCTGCAGAGTTTTTGGAAAAAGAGCTCGGAGTTAAGAGGCTGGAAGACCTGAACATACCAACCTATCTTTGCTCGGCGGATCTGTACACGGGAAAGGCTCTTTACTTCGGCAGAGGTGACTTAATTCCCGTGCTTCTCGGAAGTTGTTCCATACCCGGGATTTTTGAACCAGTTGAGTACGAGAATTTTCTACTTGTTGACGGAGGTATAGTGAACAACCTGCCCGTAGAACCTTTGGAAAAGTTCAAAGAACCCATAATCGGGGTAGATGTGCTTCCCATAACTCAAGAAAGAAAGATTAAAAATATACTCCACATCCTTATAAGGAGCTTCTTTCTGGCGGTTCGTTCCAATTCGGAAAAGAGAAAGGAGTTCTGCAACGTAGTTATAGAACCTCCCCTTGAAGAGTTCTCTCCTCTGGACGTAAATAAGGCGGACGAGATATTCCTGCGGGGATATGAGAGCACTTTAAGAATTATGAGAAATTTCGTAAAACATTAA
- a CDS encoding IS5-like element ISAae1 family transposase — protein MTQWKRRSRRKGMRTRNNKQLIKLILTKSREICNTIRPSQYNKRGRPRVYEDHLIVAALLIKILENLSLRDLEERLKDLFPKVPDFTTLHYRFRKLNRGYLKELIHRTAKEIMEKLQAKEFYCLIADGTGFGYAQAYELKWKKGKELRNVKSHVKTEVLVGVVRNKAIVVDINTGKSYADENMLLRSMLKELGFRARYFLGDAYYGKSAGVLEEIKKLRMESIVPVRDTAHTRVRNMYRLWAKRNYEIRRKVYRKNRYRVEQVIGIVKNRFGDRDNVYDFEIASLYVLGRFVLYNLILLLKLLLLCLNLLRITWASSRFIL, from the coding sequence TTGACACAGTGGAAGAGAAGAAGTAGAAGGAAGGGAATGAGAACAAGAAATAACAAGCAATTGATAAAACTGATATTAACCAAAAGCAGGGAAATATGCAATACCATTAGACCAAGTCAGTACAACAAAAGAGGAAGACCCAGAGTTTACGAAGATCACCTCATAGTAGCAGCACTACTGATTAAGATCTTAGAAAACCTCTCCCTCCGAGATTTAGAAGAAAGACTAAAAGACCTATTCCCCAAAGTACCTGACTTTACCACTCTCCACTACAGGTTCAGAAAACTAAACCGGGGCTATCTCAAAGAGCTAATACACAGGACCGCAAAGGAGATAATGGAAAAGCTTCAGGCAAAAGAGTTTTACTGCCTTATTGCTGACGGAACCGGATTTGGATATGCACAGGCATATGAACTCAAGTGGAAGAAGGGAAAGGAACTTAGGAATGTAAAATCTCATGTGAAAACAGAAGTTCTTGTAGGAGTTGTAAGAAACAAAGCTATAGTAGTGGATATAAACACAGGCAAATCCTATGCAGATGAGAATATGCTGCTAAGATCCATGCTCAAAGAACTTGGCTTTAGAGCGAGGTATTTTCTTGGGGATGCCTACTATGGGAAGTCTGCAGGAGTTTTAGAGGAAATAAAGAAGCTACGGATGGAGTCTATAGTTCCGGTGAGGGATACTGCACATACAAGAGTTAGGAACATGTATAGGCTATGGGCTAAGAGGAATTATGAGATAAGGAGGAAGGTTTATAGAAAGAACAGGTACAGGGTTGAGCAGGTGATAGGGATAGTTAAGAACAGGTTTGGGGACAGGGACAATGTTTATGACTTTGAGATTGCGAGTTTGTATGTTCTAGGGAGGTTTGTTCTTTACAACTTGATCCTTCTTCTGAAGCTCCTTTTATTGTGTCTTAACCTTTTGAGGATTACATGGGCTTCCTCTCGCTTTATTCTCTAA
- the fba gene encoding class II fructose-1,6-bisphosphate aldolase, translated as MPLVSGKVLFEKANEYNFAIGAFNFNNMEFLKAILDAAEEEQAPVFIQTTESAIKYAGIEYLAGMVHAVKDKYSIPFALHLDHGKHVETILLAIRHGYTSVMIDYSDKSYEENLKVTKYVVSICAALGISVEAELGKLVSVEDEVVSREEVLVDPEQAKEFVDRTGIDALAPAIGTAHGAFKFKGEPKLDFERLKKVKELTGIALVLHGASGVYEEYVEKINKYGGDIKGAKGVPDEELKKAVELGINKVNTDTDLRLAFISKLRELMALEKKVIDPRKFLKPAMEEVKNIVKKRIRLYGSQGKAELFRV; from the coding sequence ATGCCCTTAGTTAGTGGAAAAGTTCTTTTTGAAAAAGCAAACGAGTATAACTTTGCAATAGGTGCCTTCAATTTCAACAATATGGAATTTCTCAAGGCAATTCTGGACGCTGCTGAAGAAGAACAAGCTCCGGTATTTATCCAAACCACAGAAAGCGCTATAAAGTACGCAGGCATTGAATATCTCGCAGGCATGGTACATGCGGTAAAAGACAAGTATTCCATTCCCTTTGCACTTCACTTAGACCACGGGAAACATGTAGAAACTATCCTACTCGCCATAAGACACGGCTACACGTCGGTGATGATAGACTACTCAGACAAATCTTATGAAGAAAACTTAAAGGTAACGAAATATGTCGTATCAATTTGTGCAGCTCTCGGGATATCCGTTGAAGCGGAACTTGGAAAACTCGTAAGTGTAGAGGACGAAGTTGTAAGCAGGGAAGAAGTTCTGGTGGATCCTGAGCAAGCAAAGGAGTTTGTTGATAGAACAGGAATTGACGCTCTGGCTCCCGCGATAGGAACGGCTCACGGGGCTTTTAAATTTAAAGGAGAACCAAAGCTTGATTTTGAAAGGTTAAAAAAGGTTAAGGAGCTCACAGGTATTGCCCTGGTTCTCCACGGGGCGAGCGGCGTTTACGAAGAATACGTGGAAAAAATCAACAAGTACGGAGGGGATATAAAAGGAGCGAAAGGTGTTCCGGACGAAGAATTGAAAAAAGCCGTAGAACTTGGAATTAACAAGGTAAATACGGATACGGACCTCAGGCTCGCTTTTATCTCAAAGCTGAGGGAATTAATGGCTTTAGAAAAAAAGGTAATAGACCCGAGGAAGTTCTTAAAACCCGCCATGGAAGAGGTAAAAAATATTGTAAAGAAAAGGATAAGGCTTTACGGAAGCCAAGGGAAGGCGGAACTCTTCAGAGTGTGA
- a CDS encoding NADH-quinone oxidoreductase subunit A, translating to MEYVWILVFAGILLVIGLVMISLNALLGPREPQIYEDYPYECGVPLYDKDAQTTFHQGYYLLGLLLLLFDIEAAFLFPWSVVYRYLGVFGFIEMFIFIFILTYGLLYAWKKGALDWQFEIEEV from the coding sequence ATGGAGTACGTATGGATTTTAGTATTTGCTGGAATTCTCCTCGTTATAGGTCTTGTTATGATATCTCTTAACGCTCTGCTCGGACCCCGTGAGCCTCAAATATACGAAGACTATCCTTACGAGTGCGGTGTTCCCCTTTACGATAAAGACGCACAGACTACCTTCCATCAGGGTTATTACCTGCTCGGTTTACTGCTCCTTCTCTTTGACATAGAAGCCGCTTTCCTCTTTCCTTGGAGCGTTGTTTACAGGTATTTGGGAGTGTTCGGTTTTATAGAAATGTTCATATTCATATTCATACTTACATACGGATTGCTGTACGCATGGAAGAAAGGAGCACTTGATTGGCAATTTGAAATTGAAGAGGTTTGA
- a CDS encoding thioredoxin family protein: protein MKEIKILSGTNCQNCELLYQVVSEIVKRKGIDAKVEKVVDIQEVLKYGVMTTPVLVVDGEVKHVGTPIPAPQKIEELIGG from the coding sequence ATGAAGGAAATTAAGATTCTCAGCGGGACAAATTGTCAGAACTGTGAACTGCTTTATCAAGTCGTTAGCGAAATCGTAAAAAGAAAAGGTATTGATGCGAAAGTTGAAAAAGTCGTGGACATTCAGGAAGTTTTAAAGTACGGGGTGATGACCACTCCTGTTCTGGTCGTGGACGGTGAAGTAAAACACGTGGGCACACCCATACCAGCACCTCAGAAGATAGAAGAGCTTATCGGAGGGTGA
- a CDS encoding ArsR/SmtB family transcription factor: protein MDCKELARIFYALSEPKRLCMVKLLLEREELCVCDFMRIFKESQPKISFHLKVLREAGLVTSQKRGKWNYYRLNKEAPVIPCVEKLLKDVKLEEKIQLEVKR from the coding sequence ATGGATTGTAAAGAGCTTGCGAGGATTTTTTACGCCCTTTCGGAGCCAAAGAGGCTCTGTATGGTGAAGTTGCTTCTGGAGAGAGAGGAACTTTGTGTGTGTGACTTTATGAGGATTTTTAAGGAGTCCCAACCTAAGATATCCTTTCACCTTAAGGTATTAAGGGAAGCGGGGCTTGTGACTTCGCAAAAAAGGGGCAAGTGGAATTATTACCGCCTTAACAAGGAAGCTCCTGTTATACCTTGTGTGGAAAAGCTCCTTAAAGATGTAAAGCTTGAAGAAAAAATCCAATTGGAGGTGAAGAGATGA
- a CDS encoding AEC family transporter — MFIYEKVFFILLIIAFAYTLKRGGIFKEEHALPFINYVIYFALPFTIFKNLRFLEIGKEVLGVVLIAWGAIFLSILFAFLFGKFLKLEEKTLRAFLLVSSFGNTAFMGYPFLYALEGNEGLKYAILYDQLGSFLMVITLGLFLAIGKFDLKELILFPPFIALVLSFLLHGVRFPQFFEHSVEIISGSLIPVILFSLGLRLNFTDMKSDYRTLFSALFIKMFLVPLLILVFLKIFGLTSLPYRVALIESAMPPMVFAGVLALKYELDFRLAFSAITLGIVISLFTVPVFRILL; from the coding sequence ATGTTCATTTACGAGAAAGTTTTCTTTATACTTCTCATAATAGCCTTTGCATATACTCTCAAGAGGGGAGGTATATTTAAAGAAGAACACGCACTTCCGTTCATAAATTACGTTATTTACTTTGCCCTTCCCTTTACAATTTTCAAAAATCTCAGGTTTTTAGAAATAGGAAAGGAAGTGCTCGGCGTGGTTTTAATCGCTTGGGGAGCTATATTTCTTTCCATTTTATTTGCCTTTCTCTTCGGAAAATTCTTAAAACTTGAAGAAAAAACTCTGAGGGCTTTTTTACTTGTTTCTTCGTTCGGAAATACAGCCTTTATGGGATATCCCTTTTTGTACGCTCTGGAAGGGAATGAAGGTTTGAAGTACGCCATTTTATACGACCAATTAGGTTCATTCTTAATGGTAATTACCTTAGGACTGTTTTTAGCGATAGGCAAATTTGATCTCAAGGAATTAATTCTTTTTCCGCCTTTTATAGCTTTAGTATTGTCTTTTTTACTTCACGGGGTTCGTTTTCCGCAGTTTTTTGAGCATTCCGTGGAAATAATTTCCGGTTCGCTTATCCCGGTTATACTCTTTTCTCTGGGACTTCGTTTAAATTTCACAGATATGAAGTCGGATTACAGAACACTTTTTTCCGCACTCTTTATAAAAATGTTCTTAGTTCCTCTGTTAATTTTAGTTTTTTTAAAAATTTTTGGACTCACTTCCTTGCCATATAGAGTGGCTTTAATCGAAAGTGCTATGCCCCCGATGGTATTTGCTGGCGTACTCGCTTTAAAATACGAACTGGACTTCAGACTTGCTTTTTCCGCAATAACACTGGGTATTGTCATCAGTTTATTTACAGTTCCTGTGTTTAGGATCTTACTCTAA